In Malus sylvestris chromosome 15, drMalSylv7.2, whole genome shotgun sequence, a single genomic region encodes these proteins:
- the LOC126604299 gene encoding probable WRKY transcription factor 17, with protein MAVELMNFPKMEDQKAIQEAASQGLQSMEHLIRFLSHQQQQSNNQSARVDCTDITDHTVSKFKKVISLLNRTGHARFRRGPVQPVHFPTSHPSSSQTLNLASALNLTPTPAPAPVTTPAIVPSTPIELSFVQSQPHSMTLDFTRPNAFTSNPKSAEIEFAKESFSVSSSSSFMSSAITGDGSVSNGKLGSSIFLAPAPAVSGAKPPLSTAPYKKRCHEHDHSDDTSCKFSGSGSASGSGKCHCSKRRKNRVKKTIRVPAISSKIADIPADEYSWRKYGQKPIKGSPYPRGYYKCSTVRGCPARKHVERAPDDPAMLIVTYEGEHRHAPENVGLVSEST; from the exons ATGGCGGTGGAGCTGATGAACTTCCCGAAGATGGAGGATCAGAAGGCCATACAGGAAGCGGCATCACAAGGATTGCAGAGCATGGAGCACCTGATCCGGTTCCTCTCTCATCAGCAGCAACAGTCAAACAACCAATCGGCCCGCGTCGACTGTACGGACATCACCGATCACACCGTCTCCAAGTTCAAGAAGGTCATCTCCCTCCTCAATCGGACCGGCCACGCCCGGTTCCGACGCGGTCCGGTTCAGCCGGTTCACTTCCCTACTTCTCACCCCTCGTCTTCACAAACACTCAACTTAGCTTCGGCTCTAAATCTTACTCCGACTCCGGCGCCGGCTCCAGTGACTACTCCGGCTATCGTCCCTTCGACTCCGATCGAGTTGAGTTTCGTCCAATCCCAGCCACACAGCATGACGCTCGACTTCACGAGGCCCAACGCCTTCACGTCGAACCCGAAGAGCGCGGAGATTGAGTTCGCGAAGGAGAGCTTCAGTGTCTCGTCGAGCTCGTCATTCATGTCGTCGGCGATCACCGGAGACGGCAGCGTTTCGAACGGGAAGCTCGGATCGTCGATCTTCTTGGCGCCCGCCCCGGCCGTTTCCGGTGCGAAGCCTCCCCTCTCTACGGCGCCGTATAAGAAGAGGTGCCACGAGCACGACCACTCCGACGACACGTCGTGCAAGTTTTCCGGCTCGGGATCTGCTTCCGGCTCCGGCAAGTGCCATTGCTCCAAGAGAAG GAAAAATCGGGTGAAGAAAACGATTCGTGTGCCGGCGATAAGTTCAAAAATCGCGGATATTCCAGCGGACGAGTACTCCTGGAGAAAGTACGGTCAGAAGCCGATCAAGGGCTCGCCTTACCCAAG GGGATATTACAAGTGCAGTACGGTAAGGGGGTGCCCGGCGAGGAAACACGTGGAGCGCGCTCCGGATGATCCGGCGATGCTGATCGTAACGTACGAAGGGGAGCACCGGCACGCGCCGGAGAACGTGGGGTTGGTGTCTGAGTCGACGTGA